In Haliaeetus albicilla chromosome 26, bHalAlb1.1, whole genome shotgun sequence, the sequence CTCTAGTGATTGGAAAATGTGCtcagaagcagagagaaaatccAGTTCCTTCAGTGACTGGAGTGCCTTTAAACCCCTTCCTCCACCTGCCTGGAACAGTACCCGGTGTCAGGCTATCATGGACAGAGAGGTCAGCCTTCCTGTGTTGTGTCCTTGCAGAGACACAGGACTGCTTGGGCTAGAGAGAGAACACAGGAGGAGCATGGCTGCAGTTTAGTTGTTGAAGTGTTTGTCTCTGTGAGGAAAGAACAGGGCCTGGCCTCTGAGATGTTGCAGGAAGTGGAACTGAGATGCTCATTTCTCTAGCCGAACATTTAGCACGTGGACGTGCTCTGTCTTGTGTCTTCTCTAGTTGAAAGAGTTTTGGTTCCTTCCTGTGGGGTGATACCATTTCAATGAGTGAGTTAGAGGTCATGCCTCAGGATTGGGGcactggggaaaggaggaatgTCTTAGGAACGAGGAGAAATTTATGTAGGCTTCCCCACTTCACCCTTGAAGTTCCAGGCATTTGCGTGCTTGTGAGCAGCTATTTTATGGCAAGTGCAGCTGAGGGCTCTTTGGGGGACTTTGCCCTGGGGGTTCCCGAAGGGTCCCTGCCAGGCTGAAGTCTGAGGGAGAGTGGTTCCCACATCCTGACCCATGTACATGGGGCACAGTTCAGTGTCCTGGAAATGTTATGGTCCCAGTGTCTTGATACTGGGAGCATCTTCAGTGTGTAAGGTGGCAGCTGTCTCTTCAGTATCACAGTTTTAGATACATCTGGAATTTAGATAACTAGTTTATTTAGTTTTATCTGTATTCAGCTGGGTGAAGGTTTGATCTAGGTAGTCTAGCCTCTGCTGCCGCCCTTCAAGTGGTGAGCAAGACAAAGTCTGCAAGGCAAAAGACTGGAAGGATTTTAAGGTGCTGAGGGCCTGTCTCCCCTTTCACAAACcatgtgtttcttttcatcAGCATGAAGTGGGTGCAAAACTTAGTTGCTTGGAAAGTCCCTCCCTGGAGTGTGAGTGGTTTTCTAGAGATGCAGACAAGGAGAATCATGCTCTCAGTTTTCGAGGATTTAAGCTGCTCCATATAATTTGTCACTGATAGTTGAGACTAGTGAAGAACTGGAGTCTTTAAAGGATTGTCTAGGACCAAACTTCCATTTAAGAAACATGTCTAAGCTAAAGCCTGTTGATGTTCAGGAAATGCAATAGGGCAtcttttcctcagctttttACTACCTGGAAGTTTGAATGCCCTCCACGTTTAGCCAGCCAGGAAAAAATTCCCATTTCTATCCTGATAAAGTTTCAGTGTTACCAGGGAATAGTTACTGCTTGTAATCCAAGCCATATAAAGTGTTGCTATGGATGTAGGTATTGTATAAATGCCTGTAATAAATAATGGAATACATGAACTTTACTATGGCACCTGTACGTTACAGCACTGTCTTGTGATCGTAGGTTATCTTAGATATGCTTGTAGAGCTAAGGCTGCTCAAGGACTTGAGAAGGGGAACAGAATTTTTGTAGGCTCAGCCCAATCTTGTGACatgctttttcactttctgttaCATTCAGAAGACGCTTAGAAGGAAGAGCTCTTGCAACAGCAGTCTGTTGAGCTTCCTGGAACACCTGCGTCTGAGTATACTCCCTTCAAAACAATACAACCTGTTCTCTGTTAAGCAAGTTTTCCCCTAAAACTGTAAAGGCAAACTGAAAATTTCCACATCGTGTTGGAGTGTTGCTGCCTCTTCTATGAACTGATAAAGGAGTTCCCTTGCTTTGGCAAGGATTTTAACATAGGAAAGAGACAGGCCAAGATACATCAGggcctgtttctctttcatttgagtgtcagttttgtttcatactagtattttctcttctttccttcctacCCTGCATGCACCAGGTATATTCAGTGCTTCTATGCCCCATCTTTGAGTTTGGAGTGGAGTTGCTTAGAAGTTTAATCATTTCCCGAAAGCAGGAGGTGAAGACTGCAGCATTTTTCAGAGGTTAGAGCCAGGTGGGAAGTGATCTGAAGTAGGAACTGTGTCTATTATTGTACTGGAGCAATCTGAAAGTACTTGGCAATAATGACTGCATTGACTCTGGTAGGTTAAATATGCCCAGGACTGTTTGCTGGCACTGGGGCCAGCTGGCAGAGGGTGACACATGCCACAACATAAAATTTATCTTCCAAGCAGGGCAGCTGCATAGCAGGAATTGAACTGCAAATCAGGAGTGATTCCTGAGCTGACTCCTGAACCATGCCTGGGAGTTGTTTGTATGAGTGTGAGTTGGCTAATACTATGCTGGGAACTACATTAATAATTTAGCAGAATAAATGAGCACTTTCCAGTTCAGGGAAACATTTCTTTGCACTGTTATTTACTGTTGTAGACTTAGCTCAAGTGTTAGACAGATCTTGAGCAGGAAGAAGGATTTAGAAATATGCTGTGAGTTTTACTGACGTGCTGCAATGTGACCTGAGCCCAGCTGGATTTGTCCATGCTCCTAGCAAACAGCAGCTGAGTTACTCCAGTGTCTCTAGCAGCAAACACAGTGTGTCCACCTACAAGCAGGTGGTTTAAGAGAGGCAGACTGAGTTCAAAGGAATAGGGTATTTTATTCAGCATCTGCCCTTTCAGTACGGTgtcttctttcttcactgatCTTGATTGATCATAGGGACATGCACACTTGCAACATGCAGTCTGTCCACCTTCAGGGCATTAAAGCTTTTGCTAGATTGTACCAGTCAGGTGATTAAGCAAGCATGATAATATCAAGCTGCTTTTCAATGTTCAGGCCAACCCAACTCAAGAAACCCTTAAAACTTGCTATCAGGAATGACATCAGTCACACAGGCTTAGGAAATGAGGACAGAGCTGTTGGGAAGAGTAACAGCAtactgaaagggaaaagatgtgagaggagggtggggggagattTGGGAGTCCTGGGGTAAATGATGCCCCTgggcttgttttctttctttccagcatCTTCAGCCACCACCTGTAgctctgaagctgctgctggatGGTGGGGAGAGAAGTTAGTGCTAGAAAAGCGCCTGGTTGTTCCTGTTACTCTGTCTTTTTGTCTTCCTGTAGCCAGCTGAGAAGCTGAGCTAAGAATTGATGTGCTTCCCAAAGGATGCTTGTCTGGGAATGGATCTAGGTCCCTTTTTCCATAACAATACTAAAAGGAAAAGTGCTTTAAGTAACTTAACATTGTATTTCAACCTATTCTCTGTTCTGCAGTCAGGCAAGGTAGCACCAACCCTTCTAACTCGCTGTAGTTAACCCTTGCTGACATCTACAGCACGGGCTACATTTgaacaactttttaaatttaaggaTAATTTTTTGTGTATCTGTTTTCAGCAGCTAAGGAATAACCTTCtattacatttttctctggCAGGAATTAAGCAGCTGCACAATCCAGTCCCTTATGTGATTTCTAATTCTTCCTTTCTAAAGAGCTACTGCCAAAGCAACGACCAAAAAAGGTCAGCATCTTCTCAAAATGGTAATGAACAagcaggagaagggggaggaaagtGGCCTTTTCAAAAGGGACAATTCTTGATAGGTGCTCTTGATTTTCCACACACACAATTTTCTGCTGGCAGgtgaactttttaaaatgaaaaaaccacagaaaaagacCACTAACCTTTAATTTCCCGTAGTTAAACCTGTAACTCTCTCTCTACCCATGAGCGGGAACTTGTGGAGCCAGAGGATACCCACAGTGCCACAAATCTCCTTTTTCTCTAACAAATAATTCTTGTCCTCCCTTCCAAACAGACATGGGGGCTGAACAAAAATcaacaattttatttcagtggggCTAGAGAGTTTCATTGCTCTTCAGTTTGTACCCTCTGTCCGACTGTGTTTCTATCACTTACATTTGTGCATGACTGTACAAGtagttatttctaaaataaatgccttttacATCTGTCTTGTTTTTGTTAGATGTTCAACAGctccaaaagcaaaagctgtctGGCAGTCAGCCTGCTTATTTTTTAGTGTTTATGTAAAATCTCTCACCATGGCATTCAATACCACTGCAAAAGTTgtattaaactgtatttttgatAACATCTACAGGTGTGCACTTGTCTAGTGGGTACTGAGTGATACGGCAGCTTGGCTGTAACATCCCAGAGGGGAGGATAAAGTTCTGCCTTTGACCCCGTGAAGTATCTGGCCCTGGTTTGTCTGGGAAGGAACCAGGCAGATCTGCAGCCAGAACCAGCTTCCCCTGCTGCAATATTTATTCCCTGGATGAGTGCATTAGGAAAGGGGGAGAACCATAATTTACCTTTAAATCTGCTGCAGACATCACATTTCAGAGACAGTGCTTCAATGAACTGCAAGGTTTTTAAAGAAGTTGgcatcaaaaccagaaacaagGACGATGTCGACATGTTTTACTACTGGATTTAACACATACTTCCTCCCTACCCAAAGCTGTTGATCAGCTGTTTCCCTCCACTACAAAATACAGCCCTGTGGCCTTCACAGTTTGCTTACAGCACAAATAAATAACCTGttggaaaagaatatttttgtttctttaaagagCTAAACTGGGCTCTAAGTGGTACCAACGAAGCAGACAGCTGCTATAGAGGAAACCGCTAAAATCCACTGCAACTGTTCCTGCCGGTATATAACAATGAGCATAtcttaacagaaaataaagtgaaacaGTTATTAATAATAGAAACCTCTGAAACTTATTCAATAGGATGTTACTTATTTGCAAAACCTAGGtttgttttaattagaaataacaCTATTTCCtacttgtccttttttttttctctaacaaTTACTCTACCACCTTTGttgtcctgcagccagctccCTGACTTCCCTCCCTCACTGCATGAGATCCTAATGGGGCCAAAGACTCTGTGCAGAGCCAGACACTGTGAGCCACAGTTTGTCCCTGTTGCTAGCAAGATCGGAAAAGAAATCACAGCCTGCTTGCTAGCTCTGTGCAAAAGAGTTTTCCAGTGCAATGATGCCctgagggaaaaagaaagggtagAAACTGGTGTTTGGTGCTGCCCACGCATCTCATGAGTCACAGATGGGTAGGAACTGGCGGACAGATCCAGAAGAGTCCAGCATGCTCTGCCCTTGGACGGGGCACGCATCAAGTCTGTGCAGTGTGGTGGTGCTGGCAGGGACCTGCTCCATCTCAGCCCTGCTCCTGTGTTCCCAGGCTGGACTTCAGGAGTCCCTTCGGTGCTTCTTCTGTTCGTGGTActctgttattttctgctggaaataTGCTGTGGATGAGAAAAGATTGTTAGTGAAATGCAGGCGTTCAGGCTGGGGAGGATACAGAGCTGCACAGCCCGAGTCCTGGGGAGTGCATATGCACCCTGGGAGCCAAACCATGCCGGGTTGTGGACAACTGCACCCAGGTGAGGACCCAGGTGAAATTGAGGTTGTTGCAATTCCACCAATCCCTCTCACCTACCTGAAATGGGCTTTATTATGCTGGGCTAGTGTAAGTTTTTAACCCACACACTCACTCCTGTTCAGtttttgtgtttcctttccaaccagcaaggaagagagaaagcaggagACCCTAGGAATGCGAATAGCCAAAAAGGTGACATAGACTGGGAATATAATGAGAAAGCTGGGATTGTGCCATCCCTCTCTGCCAGTACCAGGCAGACCGAGGTCCCCTGTCTGCCCTATAAAGTCTGACCTAAAAGGGCGGAGAAAGCAGGAACCGAGGCAGAGCCAGGCCCTGAGTCCCCCAGACAGGCTGCAGACCAGCCGGAGAGGGACCCACCACGGGCACCatgtgctgctggctgccatGTGGTGCGTCCGAGGGAATGTCTGCTCCAATGCGGCAGTCGCTGATAGAGTGCAAGGACTGCACCCTCTTGCACTCTCTCTGAGGGCAGCAAGACCTTGGGGGGGGCATGCCCTAGGCCAGGATGTCTCTGGCCACTGATAGATGTTTTGGGTGGTCTCCTCAACCTTCATCACGCCTGTTTGTCCTCATCATGGGCTAGGAGGAGGCTCAGCTCTGCCCAGTGCCCTGTAAATCCCCTGGAAGGGGAAAGGACCAACCCAGCCACCACGGGTCTGTGCCGGGGCCGGTGGCAGAGATGAGTCAGGGCTCacaggcagcacagccaggctcccagctgctgcctgtgtcCAAGCCAAATATTTGCGCAGCTACTGGCATGTTTGCCTAAAAACACTGGGCTCTCAGTAAGCCTGCCCCATCCCCAGTCAAGCGACAAGATCTGAAATGAGcccagggattttttttgattgtttgaCAGGGACAGAGAAATGCAGCTGTTGAGAGCAAATGGGTGCTACTCGCTGCCCTGAGCATCCTCAGCCTAGAGCTGCATTCCTCTCCGGGCATGGGGCATCTCTTTCCCTTAACCAAATAGCCCAGGACTTTGCAAAACTCATGTGaccagagagggaaggagacaCAGGGCTGTTTACCTTCCTGTGGGATCCTGCTCTTTTCTGCCTCCTCAATAAATAGGGAAAACATGTTCGTCTTCACAAACTTCTTCACAAACTTGCGGTTGGTCTTGGAGGTGATGGCTTTGCAGAATGCTCGCTCCTGGAAGATGCCCGAGCCGTTTTTACTCCACTTGATGTGTGAGGCGTAGTGGCCAACCATTCGGACGAAGAATTGCACGAAGGCTTCGGAGACGACTGTGTTCACCTGCTCGGATGCTGGAAGAGGACACAGAGCATGAGAGGTGGGGTTTGGACCTCTGAACATGGAAAGGATGGTCTTATTTTAACTTAGCCCGTTCACAGTCTGTGTTTGCATTCcaagaaatttatttcttaaaacctCCCTCTGACAGTAAACAAAGATCAGACTAATTTTGCTGACAGAGCATTGGCTGTTTTGGCTTTCCAGAGTGGTGGCGTCTTTGTGGGCCAAATATTGgcaaaagctgatttttttcaggagaagTAGTTGCTCCTGCTCTCATGTTTCGCAGGAGAGGGTAAAGGCCAAGGGATTTCCCTCCCGTGGCTGCATTTTGTTGCAAATTGGAGCAGAAACATCTCAGGCCAGGTCcctttaggaaaataattttgctaaGGACTCTGGCCATCTGCAGAGGGCAGCTTGTGCGTGTTTTACCATATATAAAGAGACATCCTTACTATgtatgttgttgttgttgttgtgccTGTTCAGAGATGTCAGCATCTCGTTCTGCAGCTTGATGGGCAAGATCTCCTCCTCATCACCGACCTGGAAGGCAAAGGGGCCGTGAAGCACCTGGCACCAGTGGGAATCTGGCTCAGATGGCAGCGGGCAGCACTTAGTGCAGCCCATCAGTTGGGATTTCTGCAGAGTTCATTAATTAATTATCATTGCAGAGTGCTGCAGTGATGCTGGGAGTGGGATGCCAAACGCACAGCCACTGCTGCTCTGGCTCACCACAAGATGGATGCAGTGGCTGGAGACATCCTTTCATGGGACATTCCCCCTGGATGGGTGACACTGAGATATCTCTGCCCCCCAAATGTGAAAGCTGCCAGGTATGTGGCACTGAGGGAGAAAGGTGCCCTTCCTGGGGCTACCCAGGCCAGGCaagcccacccccagccccatgccctGCATGGGGGGACCTACCGCCCGGAGGATCTTCCCTTCACAGAGATCCACTATCAGAGCCTGAAAGAGAGCAGATAGCACCCAGGTTTAGCCCTACTAAGGCATGTGGGCTTCCTCCCACCCATTTTGGGATCAGGCCGGTGTGTCTGCAGCCCACGagggtggtgggagagggaTCAGTCCCTGTGGGCTGGGGGCACCTGGGCAGGGGGACCAGGGCATCCCCCCAGGGACCATGTTTGCTGCAGGCTGAGTGGCTTGTCCCCACACAGCTTTTCTCCACTTCTGCAAGGTTGGGATGATGCCAACAGCCAGCCTGGCCAACAGCAGCtccctgagcccccagggtcAGGGGTGCAGGTCCTGGGGTGGCCAGAAGCACCCAGGAGCACGTGGAGCTGTTGCCCCAGGTGCCAACAGGAGGGCACATGCAAGAAGCCCCAATCCCCAGCCTCCCTGGATGGGAAAAGGGCACAACCAGAGCCTCCAGTCCCAGAGCCAGCCCAAACCCAGGGTCACAGACTAACCAAAGGCTCCGTCCAGATATTTTCCCCCACCCAGATAAAATACCTCCTCCATCGGCTGGTCCAGGACCCGCTCCAGGTGCCGCATCTGGATGCCGACCATGAAGGGTGTGGGGCAGCAGACGGTGTCGAGCAGGCACTCGGGGACCACGGGGATGTAGGTGTGAGCCCAGGTGAAGGGGTAGAGGAGAGCAGCCACCGCATGGATGCACTGCGACAGGACGCTGCAGGACAAGGAGCCATCATGGTGGCATTGCATGAGGAAAGGGAACTTCACTGCTCAGAGAGAGCGTCCCACCCTGAGCTCAGCTGCATCCTGCACTCCTTCAAGAGGTTTTtatgtggttttttgtttgtttttttaaataaacagatcAGGACTCACCTCAGCTCCTCTGCCAGGAAAATGAGCCGTCGCTCCAACACGGCAGAGGCAAAGATGTGCAGGATGAGGTGGGGGCTGAGCCGCTGGAGCAGAGCCTGAAACTCCACGTGCTCCAGGTGGGCGTCCACAGGCCGCGTGAGCTCAATGAGCTGCCAAGGGAGAGCCACCAAAGCCTGGCTTAGGAGGTGCAGTGCTTCTCCCCACCATCACCCTGGCCCCCCAAGAGGGTGATTTGGGAGCAATTAACAACCCAGAGTTTGCAGCATCTGCATCACGTCCCTCTGTAAGGGACAAACTTCATCTTGTCCTGCCTGGAGATGTGGGCTGTGCAGTGCTGAGGATGCAGGGGAAGCCAGTGGTGATTTGTGCACTGTGGGGTTTATTTACTGGGGCACTGAATTTTTAACCAAAATGCCTCTTTTCTCTAGCACTCACAAGGAAAGGCTTTCCTGTTGCccaggaaagggaggagggatgaGGGTGTGACTTTTGCtataaaaaccacaaaaacttCCTCAAAAGCCTCTCTGGGAGGGCCAGCTCACCTCATCCTAGCTAGCATGGCCCAAAAGTGAATTATCTAATGGATATTTGCAGGGGGTCTGTCTattctgctggctttgcccCAGACAAGCGTCTCCCAAACCTGGTCGATacctctgccctgctgcaggcagccccgAGACGGTGACTGCTGAAGGGTTAACAGGACCGTGCAGCTCATGACACAGTCctggcccctctccccagcTTTACAGGGCAGGGGGAAATCCCCCTCCTCCATGTGCCAAGCTGCCTTTCCAGCAAAGCAGCATCTTCTCAGCCAGCAGCATAGGGCTTGGCTGGGCTCCACAGCCccttttcagcacaaatcctgCACGATCCCCAGCTCCCAACCCATGCAGTactcagaatttattttcacgcctttccctgttttctcaCTGATCTCCTCAACttgctccagcccctgcctggaGCCCCAAAGCGCAGCTCTTTCGAAGAATGTCCTTGTATATCCTCCTTCCCCAGTCACCCCCAGCCACgctccctgcagcctggcctACAGCCAGAGCATTGAGCAACCTGCAAAGCCAAGGCACAAGCCTTCCTGGATGAAGAAATCTCTTGTAATTTGATAGCCAGCTGTTCAATTGCACTAGAGAGGAGGGATCTTGTCCTCAGACCCACGCTGGCAGAATGCATCCCTGGGATGCTCAGCTCTCTGGTTATTTTGCCAGGTGCCAGGGCACATCCTCCCCCTTTTACCACCCCAGCTTTGacacaagagaaagaaaaatcaaaagaaaaggcTCTGCCTGTGCAAGCCTGGGCCGTATGTGGGCGAGATGAGCCCTGTGGGCACCATGCCAGTATCAGATCTCCTTTCCACAGGTAAAGGCCAAATTTGCTGCATGCCTGCGCCGCAGCAGCTTCCTGCCTGTGACGCTAAACTGGGGCGGGTGTCAAGGCTGAGAGCCGAGCACTGTGGTGCGGAGgggaagctgcagcctgtgaCACCCCGTGACAGCCCTGGCACCACCACACACCCCAACAGCCCTGCGTGCTGCACCTGGAGGTGTGAACACCAGCTCACAAGTGGGGTGCAGCCAGCCCCGCTCCACGGCCCTCTGCATGACACACCGCTCTGACGTAAAGGCTGTGCAAGCACCAACATGTTAAGAAATGGTGTCCGGGAAGGTTTTGTGCTGCAGGTCCAGCATGAGGCTGATGGAGTTGCaaagatgctgctttgcagggaTGCAAAGATGGGGCAGCATTGCCTGTGGATTAgctccatcctcatcctcactGCTTGCTGCTCTCCTCCTGCACCAGGAGGGAGATGGCACCCATTTCCCCAGGGCACGAGGCCCCTGGCAGCCTGACCCACCACCCACTGCTCCAGcaagcacccatgggtgctgcagGTGTGGAAGATGCTCCCAGAGGTGGCCTGGGCtctccatgctggagcagtccaGGAGGTGCCGCTGAGCCCTCGAGACCCCCACCAACCTCTGTGCCTGACTCAGGGATGAAGCTTTTAATGGTGACGGTTTTCCCTGGAGCTGGGAAGGGTGATTCCCGAAGGCCCTGCATGAAGGGGTAAATCACCGCCATGGAGATCTGGCGTCTCTTCTCCACCTCGTCCAAGATCTGGGGGACAAAAAAGTGAGCTGTGAAACCCTGGCAGGTAACGGAGTGGCTGCCTGGGCCACTACCGTGCCAGACGGAGCCACCACATCCCTACCTTGGAGAAGAGCCCAAAGCAGCCCAGGCAGCTGATGATGCAGAAGACCTCAGGGAGGCGGACACCACGGCCAGATGGCTGGAAGAGGATAGGAAAAGGCTTTGAGCATCTCCCAGCCCCGCTGCACCAGCTCCACACCCTCCTCAGAGATCCTCCCTGGccccactcactcccccaccccaagaTGCCAAATCACCCACTGGATTTTCAGAGCTGGGGCTCAGGCCCAGTTGATGCTGTAAAAGCAGAGGGTGCCCAGGACCAGGAGAAGGCAATTCAGATGCCAAAGTTGTTTATTGTTTTGGTGCAAAACCTTTTGGCATATTCCCAAACTTTCCTCGCCCCAGACATGTGTCCTCTGAGACCTCCTGCCCCAACACCCTCGGGGCTAATCCTGCCTCCTACTGAAACAGGGACCAGTGGGATGAGCATCCAggctgtttttccctttccaacTGGATTATCCTGGGTCTTTTTGCTCTCTGCACTTTCAGCCCTCCAGACATGCAGTTCAAACAGCCAGAGCTCAGCCCTGGATGCAGAAGTGGGCAGGTTTGCCAGGGAATGAAATGGTGGTGGCATCCAGCAAGTCACCAAGCCTTGGCGTATGGCTCCATGGCTTTATGTCCCCATTTAAGCAGGCTGTGCGTAAATCAGCAGCCAAAGACGACCTCCATTGCTCCTCGCAGCCCCCAAGCTGGCCAAATCCATGAGCCGAGAAAGGCAGCCACTGCTCAGAAGCAATTTTTGGGGATGGGGCTGAGGGCACCTGGCTCCTTGGCACCTGGATGGGTGCACGCGCATCACCATCCTGATCCCGAGTGGGATTTGCAGCCATTCTGACCTCTGCGACCAAGGGAAAGGAGATTGGTGGGGAGGCAGTGACCACTGATACAGGGAACGGCACCTCCCAACCCTTACATCTCCTGGTTGCATTTCAGGCC encodes:
- the DENND2D gene encoding DENN domain-containing protein 2D; this encodes MASIGNFFRRSLRRSGRREGKEEASAAENNPSRVPQGKLGERSSVLYSAGQFFFEYLVVVSLKKRSDGRYEPKITYQFPKRENLLKGQKEEEERLLQAIPLFCFPDGNNWAPVTEFTSETFSFVLTNVDGSRKIGYCRRLLPSGRGVRLPEVFCIISCLGCFGLFSKILDEVEKRRQISMAVIYPFMQGLRESPFPAPGKTVTIKSFIPESGTELIELTRPVDAHLEHVEFQALLQRLSPHLILHIFASAVLERRLIFLAEELSVLSQCIHAVAALLYPFTWAHTYIPVVPECLLDTVCCPTPFMVGIQMRHLERVLDQPMEEALIVDLCEGKILRAVGDEEEILPIKLQNEMLTSLNRHNNNNNIHTSEQVNTVVSEAFVQFFVRMVGHYASHIKWSKNGSGIFQERAFCKAITSKTNRKFVKKFVKTNMFSLFIEEAEKSRIPQEAYFQQKITEYHEQKKHRRDS